A stretch of Komagataella phaffii GS115 chromosome 2, complete sequence DNA encodes these proteins:
- a CDS encoding Inositol 1-phosphate synthase, with translation MTIQYTPKVQVNTDKARYTENELLTDYTYENTIVEKQADGTYNVTPTSLDFEFKVDLKTPKTGLLLVGLGGNNGTTLVGSVLANKHNISFETKTGIQQPNYYGSVTQASTVKLGIDSNGRDVYAPFNSLLPLVHPNDFVVGGWDISGLDLASSMRRSQVLQPDLVRKLEPYMKDIVPLPSVYYPDFIAANQNERADNCFNREGKDGEVSTKGKWSHVERIRSDIAEFKQKNDLDKVIVLWTANTERYAELIPGVNDTAENLIKAIKNDHEEVSASTIFAVACILDKIPYINGSPQNTFVPGCIELAETEGSFIGGDDFKSGQTKLKSVLAQFLVDAGIRPVSIASYNHLGNNDGYNLSAPQQFRSKEISKASVVDDMIESNEILYNEKNGNTIDHCIVIKYMKAVGDDKVAMDEYHSELMLGGHNTISIHNICEDSLLATPLIIDLVVMAEFLSRVSYKKKGDAEYESLHSVLSFLSYWLKAPLTRPGYQAINGLNKQRAGLDNFLRMLIGLPTQNELRFEERLQ, from the coding sequence ATGACTATTCAATACACTCCTAAAGTCCAAGTCAACACTGACAAGGCAAGATACACCGAGAATGAACTGCTTACCGACTACACCTATGAGAACACTATAGTTGAAAAGCAAGCTGACGGTACTTACAACGTCACTCCAACTTCCCTGGACTTTGAGTTCAAGGTTGACTTGAAGACACCAAAGACGGGTTTGTTGCTGGTAGGTCTTGGTGGTAACAATGGTACCACCTTGGTTGGTTCCGTGTTAGCCAACAAACACAATATATCCTTTGAGACCAAGACGGGTATTCAGCAGCCAAACTACTATGGTTCTGTTACACAAGCTTCTACTGTTAAGTTGGGAATTGACAGCAATGGTAGAGATGTCTACGCCcctttcaactctttgttACCATTGGTTCACCCCAATGACTTTGTAGTTGGAGGTTGGGATATCAGTGGCCTTGATTTGGCCTCCTCTATGAGAAGATCTCAAGTCTTGCAACCAGACTTGGTCAGAAAGTTGGAGCCTTACATGAAGGATATTGTTCCTCTGCCTTCTGTCTACTACCCAGATTTCATTGCTGCTAACCAGAACGAAAGAGCCGACAACTGTTTCAATAGAGAAGGCAAAGATGGAGAAGTTTCTACCAAGGGTAAATGGTCCCACGTTGAGCGCATTAGAAGTGACATTGCCGAATTCAAGCAGAAGAACGACTTGGACAAGGTTATCGTCCTTTGGACTGCCAACACTGAGAGATATGCCGAGCTGATCCCAGGTGTCAATGACACCGCTGAGAACCTGATCAAGGCTATCAAAAACGACCATGAGGAAGTCTCTGCTTCTACAATTTTTGCTGTTGCTTGTATTTTGGACAAGATTCCTTACATCAATGGTTCCCCACAGAACACATTCGTACCAGGATGCATCGAGTTGGCTGAAACCGAAGGTTCTTTCATCGGTGGTGACGATTTCAAATCTGGACAGACCAAGCTCAAGTCTGTGCTGGCACAATTCTTGGTAGATGCTGGTATTAGACCAGTCTCAATCGCATCTTACAACCATCTTGGAAACAATGACGGTTACAATTTGAGTGCACCACAACAATTCagatccaaagaaatctcCAAGGCTTCAGTCGTTGATGACATGATCGAGAGTAACGAGATTTTGTACAATGAGAAGAACGGAAATACCATTGACCATTGCATTGTCATCAAGTACATGAAGGCCGTTGGTGACGACAAAGTTGCCATGGATGAATACCATTCCGAACTGATGCTGGGTGGACACAACACCATCTCTATCCACAATATTTGCGAGGACTCACTACTGGCCACTCCATTGATCATTGATCTGGTTGTAATGGCTGAATTCCTTTCCAGAGTTTCTTACAAGAAGAAGGGTGATGCTGAATACGAATCTCTACACTCAGTCCTCTCATTCCTCAGTTATTGGTTGAAGGCTCCACTGACTAGACCAGGATACCAGGCTATTAACGGATTGAATAAACAAAGGGCCGGATTGGACAATTTCTTGAGAATGCTAATTGGTCTTCCAACTCAGAATGAGCTGAGATTTGAGGAGAGATTACAGTAG
- a CDS encoding NAD-dependent glycerol-3-phosphate dehydrogenase, key enzyme of glycerol synthesis — protein MYLTSTVRALPVHFFRSRHCIRTMSNIVEKKQSEFSRAEPFRVAVIGSGNWGTTVAKIIAENTNERPEEFVRDVNMWVYEEDIEGRKLTDIINEEHENVKYLPGVKLPKNLHATPDLLAVASPADILVFNVPHQFLSRILQQLKGKIKPTARAISCLKGLNVEKNSCQLLSTQIENELNIHCGVLSGANLAPEIARECWSETTIAYVKPKDYRGKYDDVTPFTIKHLFHRPAYFHVQVIEDIAGASLGGALKNVIALAVGFVDGLNWGDNAKGAIIRLGLREMIHFGHTYFPGAKSYTLTCESAGAADLITSCAGGRNFKVGREIAATGKPAEQVEAELLNGQSAQGIITAAEVYEFLSSKGDLNSYPLLITVYLILKGERSAECIPEYFNKTEDVKHWED, from the coding sequence ATGTACTTAACCAGCACAGTGAGAGCGCTGCCAGTACATTTTTTCAGATCAAGACATTGTATTAGAACCATGAGTAACATTGTTGAGAAGAAACAGTCCGAATTCTCGAGAGCTGAGCCTTTCCGTGTGGCGGTTATTGGCTCCGGAAATTGGGGGACTACTGTTGCAAAAATTATTGCCGAGAACACCAATGAAAGACCAGAAGAATTCGTTAGAGATGTCAATATGTGGGTCTACGAAGAAGACATTGAAGGCCGCAAGTTGACGGATATTATCAACGAGGAGCATGAGAATGTTAAGTACCTTCCTGGGGTAAAATTACCCAAGAATTTGCATGCCACCCCAGACTTGTTGGCTGTTGCAAGCCCTGCAGATATTCTGGTGTTCAACGTTCCTCACCAATTTTTAAGCCGAATCCTACAGCAATTGAAGGGTAAAATTAAACCGACCGCCAGAGCCATTTCATGTCTAAAGGGCCTCAATGTAGAGAAGAACTCATGTCAACTTTTGAGCACACAAATTGAGAACGAATTGAACATTCATTGCGGAGTGTTGTCAGGAGCTAATCTTGCACCTGAGATAGCTAGAGAATGCTGGTCTGAAACCACGATTGCCTACGTTAAGCCAAAGGATTATCGTGGCAAGTATGACGATGTGACACCTTTCACGATCAAACATTTGTTCCACAGACCTGCTTATTTTCATGTGCAAGTTATTGAGGATATCGCTGGTGCATCCTTGGGTGGAGCTCTGAAGAACGTCATTGCTCTAGCTGTTGGATTTGTGGATGGGCTTAATTGGGGAGATAATGCTAAAGGTGCCATCATTAGACTGGGACTTCGTGAAATGATTCATTTCGGACACACGTATTTCCCTGGTGCTAAGAGTTACACTCTAACCTGTGAAAGTGCTGGTGCTGCCGATCTTATCACTTCCTGTGCAGGAGGCCGCAATTTTAAGGTTGGAAGAGAAATAGCTGCCACAGGAAAGCCTGCTGAGCAGGTAGAAGCAGAGCTTCTGAATGGTCAGTCTGCCCAAGGAATTATTACTGCTGCGGAAGTGTATGAATTTCTGTCAAGCAAGGGAGACTTAAACAGCTACCCCTTACTCATTACGGTATATCTGATCTTGAAGGGGGAACGGTCAGCTGAATGTATTCCAGAGTACTTCAACAAGACCGAGGACGTTAAGCATTGGGAAGACTAA
- a CDS encoding RNA polymerase II subunit B32: protein MNVSTSTVGARRRRAKQQVDDEENATLLRLGPEFALKQYDHDGNEHDLIALSLSESRLLIREALKARSRARNGGVDIESSNGEIDDDELAKVTSGAVANGVVKKTLDYLNTFARFKDEETCTAVDQLLHNSSDCSVLHPFEIAQLSSLGCEDVDEAITLIPSLAAKKEVNLQRILDELNRLEDPYK, encoded by the coding sequence ATGAATGTTTCAACATCCACGGTGGGAGCTCGTCGTAGGAGAGCAAAGCAGCAGGTAGACGATGAGGAGAACGCTACATTATTAAGGCTAGGGCCAGAGTTTGCCTTGAAACAGTATGATCATGATGGTAATGAACATGACTTAATAGCTCTTAGTTTATCAGAATCAAGGTTGTTAATTAGGGAAGCTCTGAAAGCTAGATCACGGGCACGTAATGGCGGAGTTGATATTGAGTCCAGCAATGGGGAAATCGACGATGACGAGCTTGCAAAAGTGACTTCAGGTGCTGTAGCCAACGGAGTAGTGAAGAAAACATTAGACTATCTGAACACGTTTGcaagattcaaagatgaagagacTTGTACTGCCGTTGATCAGCTATTGCATAATTCTTCAGATTGCTCTGTGTTACATCCTTTTGAAATTGCCCAATTAAGTTCTCTGGGGTGTGAAGATGTTGACGAAGCTATAACATTAATTCCAAGTTTGGCTGCGAAAAAAGAGGTAAACTTACAAAGGATTTTAGATGAACTGAACAGGTTAGAAGATCCCTATAAATAA
- a CDS encoding Type I membrane protein involved in autophagy and the cytoplasm-to-vacuole targeting (Cvt) pathway, translating to MNYFRLILFIASVCAIDISNKHLRPYDLNKIAGLHEVTTELETPPSITKSVWYLNIYDSQDKDGKDKMDVENCPDDSQICGITEVLLNGKEPVVSEVVAFSRNLKPSIETNDNNVTVQLTGAYWGKQSIAADIVFECSKDGDYDKDLLELVGWNRQQLELRIKSKAACRSDNKGRKDDKNKDKDKDGKHDSDSDGSWGWFTWFFILGVIGFAAYIIGTAWLNVSNRGSSNEAFSEFVDAVVEVVSRIPGFLRELAGKIFGSSNRGGYSAV from the coding sequence ATGAACTATTTCAGGTTGATTCTATTTATTGCTTCGGTTTGTGCCATAGACATATCTAATAAACACTTGAGACCCTatgatttgaacaaaattgCTGGCCTTCACGAAGTGACCACTGAATTGGAAACGCCGCCATCAATCACCAAGTCAGTCTGGTATCTCAACATATATGATTCTCAAGATAAAGATGGAAAGGATAAGATGGACGTGGAGAATTGCCCCGATGATTCCCAGATATGTGGTATCACAGAGGTGCTACTCAATGGTAAGGAGCCAGTAGTCTCTGAAGTGGTTGCATTCTCTAGAAACCTCAAACCCTCAATTGAAACCAATGATAACAATGTTACTGTACAATTAACAGGCGCTTATTGGGGAAAACAGTCTATCGCTGCTGACATCGTTTTTGAGTGTAGTAAAGACGGAGATTATGACAAAGACCTTTTAGAATTAGTTGGCTGGAACCGTCAACAATTGGAGTTACGAATAAAGTCCAAAGCTGCATGTAGGTCTGATAACAAAGGTAGAAAAGACGACAAAAACAAGGACAAGGATAAGGACGGAAAACATGACTCTGATTCTGACGGGTCTTGGGGATGGTTTACATGGTTTTTTATACTCGGAGTGATCGGCTTTGCTGCGTACATAATTGGCACTGCATGGTTGAATGTCAGCAACCGGGGATCTTCTAATGAGGCTTTCAGTGAGTTTGTCGATGCCGTTGTTGAAGTCGTATCAAGGATCCCTGGATTCTTGAGAGAGTTGGCAGGtaaaatctttggaagcTCAAATAGAGGTGGATATAGTGCAGTTTAG
- a CDS encoding 60S ribosomal protein L17, with the protein MTRYSAVPANPDRSASARGSYLRVSFKNTRETAQAVNGWNLKKAQQYLDQVLDHKRAIPFRRFNSSIGRTGQGKEFGTDKARWPAKSVKFIQDLLKNAESNAESKGLDIDSLIISHIQVNQAPKLRRRTFRAHGRINAYNSSPCHIELILSEPDEAIEKAKEEPAQLTEA; encoded by the exons ATGACTCGTTACAGTGCTGTCCCAGCTAACCCAGATCGTTCTGCCTCTGCTCGTGGCTCTTACCTGCGtgtttctttcaagaacaCCAGAGAGACCGCTCAAGCCGTCAACGGATGGAACCTGAAGAAGGCTCAACAGTACTTGGACCAAGTCCTTGACCACAAGAGAGCCATTCCTTTCCGTCGTTTCAACTCTTCCATCGGAAGAACTGGACAAGGTAAGGAGTTCGGTACTGACAAGGCTAGATGGCCTGCTAAGTCTGTCAAGTTTATCCAAGACTTATTGAAGAACGCTGAATCCAACGCTGAG AGCAAGGGTTTGGACATTGACAGTTTGATCATCTCCCACATCCAAGTTAACCAAGCTCCAAAgttgagaagaagaactttcagAGCCCATGGTAGAATTAACGCTTACAACTCTTCTCCATGTCACATTGAGTTGATCTTGTCCGAGCCAGATGAAGCCATTGAGAAGGCCAAGGAAGAGCCAGCCCAGTTGACTGAAGCTTAG
- a CDS encoding putative U3 snoRNP protein — MSFELSASDIKQTQKSIAALIAHTKKTKDSKLNINLVIGLEEDQTLPENDNTPRIVPVRNRLEKSTEKSILLITKDSSEPYVHALKEKGAPTEDTFARIISYHKLKSLSGKPQEMKKLYHEYDLILADYRIYPFLRRTLGSKFYSSKEKIPFMIQMAKPSKKIDYSRTEGEPPEDKRCDPIYVKKQVISIVKNTFFIPSNKSHFISVVVGDTDKDPKKLAENVSDILSFLTDIKRKPIGGLLAADGIKSLHVRTSESIPLPVRENDEI, encoded by the coding sequence ATGAGCTTTGAGTTATCAGCTTCCGATATTAAACAGACTCAGAAGTCAATAGCTGCACTGATAGCCCACACCAAGAAAaccaaagattcaaaactCAATATTAATCTGGTTATTGGCCTGGAAGAAGACCAGACTTTACCAGAAAATGACAATACTCCAAGAATAGTCCCTGTCAGGAATCGACTAGAAAAGAGTACTGAAAAATCAATCCTGTTGATCACAAAAGACTCTTCTGAGCCATATGTCCATGCGCTTAAAGAAAAGGGAGCACCTACAGAGGATACGTTCGCAAGAATAATTTCCTATCACAAGCTCAAATCCCTATCAGGCAAACCACAggaaatgaagaaattatACCACGAATACGATCTTATTCTAGCCGACTATAGGATTTATCCCTTTCTCAGAAGAACACTAGGGTCCAAATTTTATAGCTCGAAGGAGAAGATTCCCTTCATGATTCAAATGGCCAAaccttccaagaaaatcGATTATTCAAGAACCGAGGGGGAGCCACCAGAAGACAAACGATGCGATCCTATATATGTCAAGAAACAGGTCATTTCAATCGTTAAGAACACTTTTTTCATCCCTTCAAACAAATCTCATTTCATCAGTGTAGTTGTTGGAGACACTGACAAGGATCCAAAAAAACTCGCTGAAAATGTATCAGACATACTGTCTTTCTTGACCGATATTAAGCGCAAACCAATCGGAGGCTTGCTAGCTGCTGACGGAATCAAATCACTTCACGTGAGGACGTCTGAAAGCATTCCCTTACCAGTGagagaaaatgatgaaatATAG
- a CDS encoding Mannosyltransferase involved in N-linked protein glycosylation: protein MKVVWLACFIILAAIWYKDYQSLRGFMDDRVSKTLPINFNALKLSTNSYIPVDEHLIKPNREPNPKFVKENATLLMLCRNWELEEVLQSMRSLEDRFNGRYQYTWTFLNDVPFEKQFIQETTLMASGKTQYALISSTDWNRPSFINETRFEQNLIQSEKDDIIYGGSPSYRNMCRFNSGFFYKQKILDQYDYYFRVEPGVEYFCDLEEDPFRYMRLHDKKYGFVISLYEYENTIPTLWQTVEKFIENHPEYIHPNNSYEFLTDKEVVGPLGLVALTEQTYNLCHFWSNFEIGDLNFFRSEKYEAFFQFLDQAGGFYYERWGDAPVHSIAVGILLDKRQIHHFENIGYYHLPFSTCPQSYWSYKCNRCICKRNESIDLVPHSCLSKWWKYGGKTFLQ from the coding sequence ATGAAAGTTGTCTGGTTAGCATGTTTCATAATACTGGCAGCTATATGGTATAAAGACTACCAAAGTTTAAGAGGATTCATGGACGACAGAGTGTCGAAGACCTTGCCAATTAATTTTAACGCACTAAAGTTATCTACCAATTCTTATATACCCGTGGATGAGCACCTTATAAAGCCTAACAGAGAACCGAACCCAAAATTTgttaaagaaaatgctACTTTGCTGATGTTATGCCGAAATTGGGAACTAGAAGAAGTACTGCAATCAATGAGATCACTCGAAGATAGGTTCAATGGTAGGTATCAGTATACTTGGACATTCTTGAATGATGTGCCCTTTGAGAAACAGTTCATACAGGAAACAACTTTGATGGCCTCGGGGAAAACTCAATATGCGTTAATTTCTAGCACAGATTGGAATAGACCTTCTTTTATAAACGAAACGAGGTTCGAACAGAATTTAATCCAATCTGAGAAGGATGATATCATCTACGGTGGAAGTCCATCTTATCGAAATATGTGCCGTTTCAATTCAGGATTCTTTTACAAACAAAAGATACTCGACCAATATGATTATTATTTTAGAGTGGAACCCGGAGTGGAGTACTTTTGTGATTTAGAAGAGGATCCATTCAGATATATGAGACTTCACGATAAAAAGTATGGGTTTGTCATTTCACTTTACGAGTATGAAAACACCATTCCAACGTTATGGCAGAccgttgaaaaattcataGAAAATCATCCAGAGTACATCCACCCAAACAACTCCTACGAATTTTTAACTGACAAGGAAGTTGTTGGCCCTTTAGGCTTAGTTGCATTAACTGAACAGACTTATAATCTGTGCCATTTTTGGTctaattttgaaattggagatttgaacttttttaGAAGTGAAAAGTACGAGGCttttttccagtttctgGATCAGGCTGGAGGATTTTATTATGAAAGATGGGGAGATGCCCCAGTGCATTCGATAGCAGTTGGCATTTTGTTAGATAAGAGACAGATACACCATTTTGAGAATATTGGTTATTACCATCTTCCATTCAGCACATGTCCCCAGTCATATTGGTCATACAAGTGCAATAGATGCATTTGCAAGCGGAATGAATCCATCGATTTAGTTCCACATAGTTGTCTTAGCAAATGGTGGAAATATGGAGGTAAAACATTCCTCCAATAG